One region of Trinickia violacea genomic DNA includes:
- the tldD gene encoding metalloprotease TldD, translating into MNIIEPGIRNLATAKDVLLTPYGLDEALLTRTLADIFTHRVDYADLYFQATRSEAWSLEEGIVKSGSFSIDQGVGVRAVSGDRTAFAYSDDLSPQALAQAAEATRAIAKAGGGKQKVKVASSLTGVAGRDLYLPADPLASLDATAKVKLLERVEKMARSRDPRVTQVMAGLAGEYDVVLVARSDGALAADIRPLVRVSVTVIAEQNGRREIGSGGGGGRFDYGYFTDAVLESYVDDAVKAALVNLEARPAPAGAMTVVLGPGWPGVLLHEAIGHGLEGDFNRKGSSAFAGRIGEQVAAKGVTVVDDGTLPNRRGSLNIDDEGNPTQCTTLIEDGILKGYIQDTLNARLMKMPVTGNARRESYAALPMPRMTNTYMLNGNKDPQEIIASVKNGLYAVNFGGGQVDITNGKFVFSASEAYMIEDGKITYPVKGATLIGSGPESLKYVSMIGNDMSLDTGVGVCGKEGQSVPVGVGQPTLRIDKMTVGGTV; encoded by the coding sequence ATGAACATCATCGAACCCGGCATCCGCAACCTCGCGACCGCGAAAGACGTCCTCCTCACGCCCTACGGGCTCGACGAAGCGCTGCTCACCCGCACGCTCGCCGACATCTTCACGCATCGCGTCGACTACGCCGACCTGTACTTCCAGGCGACGCGCAGCGAAGCGTGGAGCCTCGAGGAAGGCATCGTGAAATCGGGCAGCTTCAGCATCGACCAGGGCGTCGGCGTGCGCGCCGTGTCCGGCGACCGCACCGCGTTCGCGTACTCCGATGACCTCTCGCCGCAAGCCCTCGCGCAAGCCGCCGAGGCGACGCGCGCGATCGCCAAGGCAGGCGGCGGCAAGCAGAAGGTGAAAGTGGCGTCGTCGCTCACGGGCGTGGCCGGGCGCGATCTGTACCTGCCGGCCGATCCGCTCGCCTCGCTCGACGCCACCGCCAAGGTGAAGCTGCTCGAGCGCGTCGAGAAGATGGCGCGCAGCCGCGATCCGCGCGTCACGCAGGTGATGGCGGGCCTTGCCGGCGAATACGACGTCGTGCTCGTCGCACGCAGCGACGGCGCGCTCGCGGCGGACATCCGCCCGCTCGTGCGCGTCTCGGTGACGGTGATCGCCGAGCAGAACGGCCGGCGCGAGATCGGCTCGGGCGGCGGCGGCGGCCGCTTCGACTACGGCTACTTCACCGATGCCGTGCTGGAGAGCTACGTCGACGACGCCGTGAAGGCGGCGCTCGTGAACCTCGAAGCGCGTCCGGCGCCGGCCGGCGCGATGACCGTCGTGCTCGGCCCGGGCTGGCCCGGCGTGCTGCTGCACGAAGCGATCGGCCACGGCCTCGAAGGCGACTTCAACCGCAAGGGCTCGTCGGCCTTTGCCGGCCGCATCGGCGAGCAGGTCGCCGCGAAGGGCGTGACGGTCGTCGACGACGGCACGCTGCCGAATCGCCGCGGTTCGCTCAACATCGACGACGAAGGCAACCCGACGCAGTGCACGACGCTGATCGAAGACGGCATCTTGAAGGGCTACATCCAGGACACGCTGAACGCGCGCCTGATGAAGATGCCGGTGACGGGCAACGCGCGCCGCGAATCGTACGCCGCGCTGCCGATGCCGCGCATGACCAACACCTACATGCTCAACGGCAACAAGGACCCGCAGGAGATCATCGCATCGGTGAAGAACGGCCTCTACGCGGTGAACTTCGGCGGCGGCCAGGTCGACATCACGAACGGCAAGTTTGTGTTCTCGGCGTCCGAGGCGTACATGATCGAAGACGGCAAGATCACCTACCCGGTCAAGGGCGCCACGTTGATCGGCAGCGGGCCGGAATCGCTCAAGTATGTGAGCATGATCGGCAACGACATGTCGCTCGACACGGGCGTCGGCGTGTGCGGCAAGGAAGGCCAGAGCGTGCCGGTCGGCGTCGGCCAGCCGACACTGCGCATCGACAAGATGACGGTCGGCGGCACGGTTTGA
- the aroG gene encoding 3-deoxy-7-phosphoheptulonate synthase AroG, producing the protein MPPHNTDDVRIRELKELTPPAHLIREFPCTEPMSDLIFNARRSMHRILHGMEDRLIVIIGPCSIHDTKAAMEYAGRLVEERKRFAGELEIVMRVYFEKPRTTVGWKGLINDPYLDNSFKINDGLRTARELLVNINELGLPAGTEYLDMISPQYIADLISWGAIGARTTESQVHRELASGLSCPVGFKNGTDGNVKIAVDAIKAASQPHHFLSVTKGGHSAIVSTAGNEDCHIILRGGKVPNYDAASVDAACTDISKAGLAARLMIDASHANSSKKHENQIPVCADIGRQIASGDERIVGVMIESHLVAGRQDLKEGCELTYGQSITDACIDWDASIGVLEGLAQSVRQRRVARGSGN; encoded by the coding sequence ATGCCCCCGCACAATACCGATGACGTCCGAATTCGAGAACTGAAAGAACTCACGCCGCCCGCGCACCTGATCCGCGAGTTCCCGTGCACGGAACCGATGTCCGACCTGATCTTCAATGCCCGCCGGTCGATGCACCGCATCCTGCATGGCATGGAAGACCGCCTGATCGTCATCATCGGGCCGTGCTCGATCCATGACACGAAAGCGGCGATGGAATACGCCGGACGGCTCGTCGAAGAGCGCAAGCGCTTCGCCGGCGAGCTCGAAATCGTGATGCGCGTGTACTTCGAAAAGCCGCGCACGACGGTGGGCTGGAAGGGCCTCATCAACGACCCGTACCTCGACAACAGCTTCAAGATCAACGACGGCCTGCGCACGGCGCGCGAGCTGCTCGTCAACATCAACGAGCTTGGGCTGCCGGCCGGCACCGAATACCTCGACATGATCAGCCCGCAATACATCGCCGATCTGATCTCGTGGGGCGCGATCGGTGCGCGCACCACGGAATCGCAAGTGCACCGCGAGCTGGCCTCGGGTCTCTCCTGCCCGGTCGGCTTCAAGAACGGCACCGACGGCAACGTGAAGATCGCGGTCGACGCGATCAAGGCCGCATCGCAGCCGCACCATTTCCTGTCGGTGACGAAGGGCGGGCACTCGGCGATCGTGTCGACGGCCGGCAACGAGGACTGCCACATCATCCTGCGCGGCGGCAAGGTGCCGAACTACGATGCGGCGAGCGTCGATGCGGCCTGCACCGACATCAGCAAGGCCGGCCTCGCCGCGCGCCTGATGATCGACGCGAGCCACGCGAACAGCTCGAAGAAGCACGAGAACCAGATCCCGGTGTGCGCCGATATCGGCCGCCAGATCGCCTCGGGCGACGAGCGGATCGTCGGCGTGATGATCGAGTCGCATCTCGTGGCGGGCCGGCAGGACCTCAAGGAAGGCTGCGAGCTGACCTACGGCCAGAGCATCACCGACGCGTGCATCGACTGGGACGCCAGCATTGGCGTGCTCGAAGGGCTCGCGCAAAGCGTCAGGCAGCGGCGCGTCGCGCGCGGCAGCGGGAATTGA
- a CDS encoding cob(I)yrinic acid a,c-diamide adenosyltransferase yields the protein MGHRLSKIATRTGDDGTTGLGDGSRVRKDDARIAAMGDADELNSHIGVLLCEPLPADVRDMLTAIQHDLFDLGGELCIPGHTMITDAHLAQLDGWLAQCNADLPPLEEFILPGGSRSAALAHVCRTVCRRAERSIVALGETQAVNEAPRRYVNRLSDLLFVLARVLNRADGGSDVLWQHDRGR from the coding sequence ATGGGTCACCGTTTGAGCAAAATCGCCACCCGCACGGGCGACGACGGCACCACCGGTCTCGGCGACGGCAGCCGCGTCCGCAAGGACGACGCCCGCATCGCCGCGATGGGCGACGCCGACGAGTTGAACTCGCACATCGGCGTGCTGCTATGCGAGCCGCTCCCTGCCGACGTGCGCGACATGCTGACGGCGATTCAACACGATTTGTTCGATTTGGGCGGCGAGCTGTGCATTCCCGGTCACACGATGATCACGGACGCGCATCTGGCGCAGCTCGACGGATGGCTTGCACAGTGCAACGCGGATCTGCCGCCGCTCGAGGAATTCATTCTGCCGGGCGGCTCGCGCTCGGCGGCGCTTGCGCATGTTTGCCGGACGGTGTGCCGCCGCGCGGAGCGCTCGATCGTGGCGCTGGGCGAGACGCAGGCGGTCAACGAAGCGCCGCGGCGCTATGTGAATCGTTTGTCCGACCTGCTGTTCGTGCTGGCGCGCGTGCTCAATCGGGCCGACGGCGGCAGCGACGTGCTGTGGCAGCACGATCGCGGCCGCTAA
- a CDS encoding FAD-binding oxidoreductase, which produces MNHPAPPASVRRPVPAELLEALKAAFGERVSTSDAVRAHHGRDESPFDPQLPDAVVFARSTEDVQTAVKLCGQYNVPIIPYGNGSSLEGHLLAVEGGVSIDLSEMNQVLSIAAEDLTATVQAGVSRKALNEALRDTGLFFPIDPGADASIGGMSATRASGTNAVRYGTMRENVLGLTVVLADGRIVKTGTRARKSSAGYDLTRLFVGSEGTLGVITEITVRIYPQPEAVSAAVCTFPSMGAAVKSVIETIQLGVPIARVEFVDSLAIRAINRHSNLTLPESPTLFFEFHGTEAGVKEQAETVQQITADNAGSGFEWATRPEDRSRLWNARHSAYFAMLQLKPGCRAVTTDVCVPISRLAECVVETEQDLKGSPLPCPIVGHVGDGNFHVAMLIDPAKPEEFEEAERLNRRIVERALRMDGTCTGEHGVGLHKMGFLIDEHGADAIDAMRAIKHALDPRNLMNPGKIFSYTA; this is translated from the coding sequence GTGAATCATCCCGCGCCGCCGGCCTCCGTTCGCCGCCCCGTCCCCGCTGAATTGCTCGAGGCGCTGAAAGCCGCCTTCGGCGAGCGCGTCTCGACTTCGGATGCCGTGCGCGCGCATCACGGCCGCGACGAATCGCCGTTCGATCCGCAATTACCCGACGCCGTCGTCTTCGCCCGCTCCACCGAGGACGTGCAGACCGCCGTGAAGCTCTGCGGCCAATACAACGTGCCGATCATTCCGTACGGCAACGGCTCGTCGCTCGAAGGGCATCTCCTCGCGGTCGAAGGGGGCGTGTCGATCGACTTGTCCGAGATGAACCAGGTGCTGTCGATCGCCGCCGAAGACCTCACCGCCACCGTCCAGGCAGGCGTCTCTCGCAAGGCGCTCAACGAGGCGCTGCGCGACACCGGCCTGTTCTTCCCGATCGACCCGGGCGCGGATGCGAGCATCGGCGGGATGTCGGCAACGCGCGCGTCCGGCACCAACGCCGTGCGCTACGGCACGATGCGCGAGAACGTGCTCGGCCTGACCGTCGTGCTCGCCGACGGCCGCATCGTCAAGACCGGCACGCGCGCACGCAAATCGTCGGCGGGCTACGACCTGACGCGGCTTTTCGTCGGCTCGGAAGGCACGCTCGGCGTCATCACCGAAATCACCGTGCGCATCTATCCGCAGCCGGAGGCGGTGTCGGCGGCGGTCTGCACGTTCCCGTCGATGGGCGCAGCGGTGAAGAGCGTCATCGAAACGATCCAGCTCGGCGTGCCGATCGCGCGCGTCGAGTTCGTCGATTCGCTCGCGATCCGCGCGATCAATCGTCATTCGAACCTCACGCTGCCCGAGTCGCCGACGCTCTTCTTCGAATTCCACGGCACCGAGGCCGGCGTCAAGGAGCAGGCGGAAACGGTCCAGCAGATCACCGCCGACAACGCGGGCAGCGGCTTCGAATGGGCCACTCGGCCGGAAGACCGCAGCCGCCTGTGGAACGCCCGGCACAGCGCCTATTTCGCGATGCTGCAGTTGAAGCCGGGCTGCCGCGCGGTCACGACCGACGTCTGCGTGCCGATTTCGCGGCTCGCAGAATGCGTGGTCGAAACCGAGCAGGACCTGAAGGGCTCGCCGCTGCCGTGCCCGATCGTCGGCCACGTCGGCGACGGCAATTTCCACGTCGCGATGCTGATCGACCCGGCCAAGCCCGAGGAATTCGAGGAAGCCGAGCGGCTGAACCGCCGCATCGTCGAACGCGCGCTGCGCATGGACGGCACCTGCACGGGCGAGCATGGCGTCGGGTTGCACAAGATGGGCTTTCTGATCGACGAGCACGGCGCCGACGCGATCGACGCGATGCGCGCCATCAAGCACGCGCTCGACCCGCGCAACCTGATGAACCCGGGTAAGATTTTTTCTTATACGGCATAG
- a CDS encoding FAD-linked oxidase C-terminal domain-containing protein: protein MNHPAELAAIELSPEALAERQREVVQALMAVLPAHCLLYREEDTTPYECDGLAAYRRLPLAVTLPETEAQVQRIVQICRRLGVPIVPRGAGTGLSGGAMPIKNGIVLSLARFKKIVEVDSYARTAIVQPGVRNLAISEAAAPYGLYYAPDPSSQIACTIGGNVAENSGGVHCLKYGLTVHNVLRVRAVTMEGDIVEFGSLAPDSPGLDLLAVMIGSEGMFAIVTEVTVKLIPKPQTAQVVMASFDDVVKGGDAVAGIIASGIIPAGLEMMDKPATRAVEEFVGAGYDLDAAAILLCESDGTPEEVAEEIVRMTAVLREHGATRIQISRSEAERLKFWSGRKNAFPAAGRISPDYYCMDGTVPRRSIGPLLARIEEMERKYRLRCMNVFHAGDGNMHPLILFNGNDLDEWHRAEAFGSDILETCVELGGTVTGEHGVGIEKINSMCVQFSPEERDAFFAVKHAFDPLGLLNPDKGIPTRSRCAEYGKMHVRGGLLPHAELPRF, encoded by the coding sequence ATGAACCACCCAGCAGAGCTGGCGGCCATCGAGCTATCACCCGAAGCGCTCGCCGAGCGCCAGCGCGAAGTCGTGCAGGCGCTGATGGCCGTGCTGCCCGCGCATTGCCTGCTGTATCGCGAAGAAGACACCACGCCCTATGAGTGCGACGGCCTCGCTGCGTACCGGCGGCTGCCGCTCGCGGTCACGCTGCCGGAAACCGAAGCGCAGGTGCAGCGCATCGTGCAGATCTGCCGGCGCCTTGGCGTGCCGATCGTGCCGCGCGGCGCGGGTACCGGGCTCTCGGGCGGCGCGATGCCGATCAAGAACGGCATCGTGCTGTCGCTCGCCCGCTTCAAGAAGATCGTCGAAGTCGATTCCTACGCGCGCACCGCGATCGTCCAGCCGGGCGTGCGCAATCTCGCGATCTCCGAAGCCGCCGCGCCCTACGGCCTGTACTACGCGCCCGATCCGTCTTCGCAAATCGCTTGCACGATCGGCGGCAACGTCGCCGAAAACTCCGGCGGCGTGCACTGCCTGAAGTACGGCCTGACCGTGCACAACGTGCTGCGCGTGCGCGCTGTCACCATGGAAGGCGACATCGTCGAATTCGGTTCGCTCGCGCCCGATTCGCCGGGGCTCGACCTGCTCGCCGTCATGATCGGCAGCGAGGGGATGTTCGCCATCGTCACCGAAGTCACGGTCAAGCTGATTCCGAAGCCGCAGACCGCGCAAGTCGTCATGGCGAGCTTCGACGACGTCGTCAAAGGCGGCGATGCGGTCGCCGGCATCATCGCGTCGGGCATCATCCCCGCCGGGCTCGAAATGATGGACAAGCCCGCGACGCGCGCCGTCGAGGAGTTCGTTGGCGCCGGCTACGATCTCGACGCCGCGGCGATCCTGCTCTGCGAATCGGACGGCACACCCGAGGAAGTGGCCGAGGAAATCGTCCGCATGACGGCCGTGCTGCGCGAGCATGGCGCGACGCGCATCCAGATCTCGCGCTCGGAAGCGGAGCGGCTCAAGTTCTGGTCGGGCCGCAAGAACGCGTTTCCGGCCGCCGGACGCATCTCGCCCGACTACTACTGCATGGACGGCACCGTGCCCCGCCGCAGCATCGGGCCGCTCCTCGCGCGCATCGAGGAGATGGAGCGCAAGTACCGCCTGCGCTGCATGAACGTGTTCCATGCGGGCGACGGCAACATGCATCCGCTCATCCTCTTCAACGGCAACGATCTCGACGAATGGCACCGCGCAGAGGCGTTCGGCTCCGATATCCTCGAGACCTGTGTCGAGCTGGGCGGGACGGTGACGGGCGAGCACGGTGTCGGCATCGAAAAGATCAATTCGATGTGCGTGCAGTTCTCGCCGGAAGAGCGGGACGCGTTCTTTGCCGTCAAGCACGCGTTCGATCCGCTCGGGCTCCTCAATCCCGACAAGGGCATTCCGACCCGCTCGCGCTGCGCCGAGTACGGGAAGATGCACGTGCGCGGCGGGCTGCTGCCGCATGCGGAGTTGCCGCGGTTTTGA
- the glcE gene encoding glycolate oxidase subunit GlcE yields MEEDDIVAGWSERIRSASADGRPLRIRGGGTKDWYGQALEGEILDTRAYRGILSYDPAELVITARCGTPLAEIEAALAEHNQMLAFEPPHFGRAATFGGCIAAGIAGPRRVAAGAARDFVLGVVLMNGQGETLHFGGQVVKNVAGYDVSRLMAGSLGTLGLILELSVKVLPRPASEATIKFDMNGTDAVRKLNEWGGRPLPITASAWRNGTLVVRLAGAESAVKAARTSLGGEVVDAVEAERFWEGLREQTDPFFSAIPPKAALWRLGLPSITEPLQLPGAQLVEWGGAQRWWITDTDAQTVRMSAKQAGGHATIFRTGHGYDRSAGVFTPLPAPLMKIHRGLKAAFDPARVFNRGRLYSDF; encoded by the coding sequence ATGGAAGAGGACGACATCGTCGCCGGCTGGTCGGAACGCATCCGCTCGGCCTCGGCCGACGGGCGGCCGCTGCGCATTCGCGGCGGCGGCACGAAAGACTGGTACGGTCAGGCACTCGAGGGCGAGATCCTCGACACCCGCGCGTACCGCGGCATCCTCTCGTACGATCCCGCCGAACTCGTGATCACGGCGCGCTGCGGCACGCCGCTTGCGGAAATCGAAGCGGCGCTCGCCGAACACAACCAGATGCTCGCGTTCGAGCCGCCCCACTTCGGCCGCGCCGCCACCTTCGGCGGCTGCATCGCGGCGGGCATCGCCGGGCCGCGGCGCGTCGCGGCTGGAGCGGCGCGCGACTTCGTGCTCGGCGTCGTGCTGATGAACGGCCAAGGCGAGACGCTGCATTTCGGCGGCCAAGTGGTGAAGAACGTCGCCGGCTATGACGTCTCGCGTCTCATGGCAGGGTCGCTCGGCACGCTCGGGCTGATCCTGGAGCTGTCGGTGAAGGTGTTGCCGCGCCCCGCGTCCGAAGCCACGATCAAATTCGACATGAACGGCACCGATGCCGTGCGCAAGCTCAACGAATGGGGCGGCAGGCCGCTGCCGATCACCGCGAGCGCCTGGCGCAACGGCACGCTCGTCGTGCGGCTCGCCGGCGCGGAAAGCGCGGTGAAGGCGGCGCGCACCTCGCTCGGCGGCGAGGTGGTCGATGCGGTCGAGGCCGAGCGCTTCTGGGAGGGCTTGCGCGAGCAAACCGATCCGTTCTTCTCGGCGATTCCGCCCAAGGCCGCGCTGTGGCGGCTCGGGCTGCCTTCGATCACCGAGCCGCTGCAACTGCCGGGTGCGCAGCTCGTCGAATGGGGCGGCGCGCAGCGCTGGTGGATCACCGATACCGATGCGCAGACCGTGCGCATGAGCGCCAAACAAGCCGGCGGCCACGCGACGATCTTCCGTACCGGCCACGGCTACGACCGCAGCGCGGGCGTCTTCACGCCGCTGCCCGCGCCGTTGATGAAAATCCATCGCGGCCTGAAGGCCGCCTTCGATCCGGCCCGCGTGTTCAATCGCGGCCGTCTCTACTCCGATTTCTGA
- the glcF gene encoding glycolate oxidase subunit GlcF has translation MQTNLADFIRNTPDGEEADAILRKCVHCGFCTATCPTYQLLGDELDGPRGRIYLIKQMVEGAPVTRSTQLHLDRCLTCRSCESTCPSGVQYGRLVEIGRKHVEAQVPRPASQRILRRFLASFVPNSALFSPAMRIGQHVRPLLPRKLRDKVPARQRQLEWPSTTHNRKMLLLAGCVQPSMLPNINIATARVFDALGIELVVAPDAGCCGAIRLHLGYHDEALDDIRRNIDAWWPYVEGGAEAIVMNASGCGATVKEYGHLLRHDPNYAEKAARISELTLDVAEILPNFEAELAALTRRRAVHTVAFHPPCTLQHGQQIRGKVEHLLNSLGIEVRLPADSHLCCGSAGTYSLTQPALSYKLRDQKLDSLYALEPQMIVSANVGCISHLQSGTSVPVAHWIQLVEHLLFG, from the coding sequence ATGCAGACCAATCTCGCGGACTTCATCCGAAACACGCCCGACGGCGAAGAGGCCGACGCGATCCTGCGCAAGTGCGTGCACTGCGGTTTCTGCACGGCCACCTGCCCGACTTATCAACTGCTCGGCGACGAGCTCGACGGCCCGCGCGGGCGCATCTATCTGATCAAGCAGATGGTCGAGGGAGCGCCCGTCACGCGCAGCACGCAATTGCATCTGGACCGCTGCCTCACGTGCCGGAGCTGCGAGTCGACGTGCCCGTCGGGCGTGCAATACGGGCGCCTCGTCGAGATCGGCCGCAAGCATGTCGAAGCGCAAGTGCCGCGCCCCGCCAGTCAGCGGATACTTCGGCGGTTCCTCGCGAGCTTCGTGCCGAACAGCGCGCTCTTTTCGCCCGCCATGCGGATCGGGCAGCACGTGCGGCCGCTCCTGCCGCGCAAGCTGCGCGACAAGGTGCCGGCCCGCCAGCGTCAGCTCGAATGGCCGAGCACGACGCACAATCGCAAGATGCTGCTGTTGGCCGGCTGCGTGCAGCCGTCGATGCTCCCCAACATCAACATCGCGACGGCGCGCGTGTTCGACGCGCTCGGCATCGAACTCGTCGTCGCGCCCGACGCCGGCTGCTGCGGCGCGATCCGCCTGCACCTCGGCTACCACGACGAAGCGCTCGACGACATCCGCCGCAATATCGACGCGTGGTGGCCGTATGTCGAAGGCGGCGCCGAAGCGATCGTGATGAATGCCTCGGGCTGCGGCGCGACGGTGAAGGAGTATGGGCACCTGTTGCGGCACGATCCGAACTACGCGGAAAAGGCGGCGCGTATTTCCGAGCTGACGCTCGACGTCGCCGAGATCCTTCCGAACTTCGAAGCCGAACTTGCCGCGCTCACGCGCCGCCGCGCCGTGCACACGGTCGCGTTTCATCCGCCGTGCACGCTGCAGCACGGGCAGCAGATTCGCGGCAAGGTCGAGCACCTGCTGAACTCGCTCGGCATCGAAGTGCGGCTGCCGGCCGACAGTCATCTCTGCTGCGGCTCGGCGGGCACCTATTCGCTCACGCAGCCGGCGCTGTCCTACAAGCTGCGCGACCAGAAGCTCGATAGCTTGTACGCGCTCGAACCGCAGATGATCGTCTCGGCGAACGTCGGCTGCATTTCGCATCTGCAAAGCGGCACGTCGGTGCCGGTCGCGCACTGGATTCAGCTCGTCGAGCATTTGCTGTTCGGCTGA
- a CDS encoding YggS family pyridoxal phosphate-dependent enzyme, giving the protein MSDLAHNLDSVHRRIERAAQSAGRDPATIALLAVSKTFPADAVREAHAAGQRAFGENYVQESIAKIETLADLRAELEWHFIGPLQSNKTKPVAQHFDWVHSVDRLKIAQRLAEQRPDGLPPLNVCLQVNISGEDTKSGVAPAEVPSVAREIAALPKLRLRGLMSIPEPADDAEAQRAPHRALRELFERLRAEGLELDTLSMGMSSDLEAAVLEGATIVRVGTAIFGARQYAQ; this is encoded by the coding sequence ATGTCCGATCTCGCTCACAACCTCGACTCGGTGCATCGGCGCATCGAGCGCGCCGCGCAGTCCGCCGGGCGCGACCCTGCAACGATTGCGCTGCTCGCCGTCTCGAAGACGTTCCCCGCCGACGCTGTCCGCGAAGCGCATGCCGCAGGCCAGCGCGCGTTCGGCGAAAACTACGTGCAAGAGTCGATCGCGAAGATCGAAACGCTCGCCGATTTGCGCGCCGAGCTCGAGTGGCATTTCATCGGCCCGCTGCAATCGAACAAGACCAAGCCCGTGGCCCAGCATTTCGACTGGGTGCATTCGGTCGATCGCCTGAAGATCGCGCAGCGGCTGGCCGAGCAGCGCCCCGACGGCCTGCCGCCGCTCAACGTGTGCCTGCAGGTGAACATCAGCGGCGAGGACACGAAGAGCGGCGTCGCGCCCGCCGAGGTGCCGTCCGTCGCGCGCGAAATTGCCGCGCTGCCGAAGCTGCGTCTGCGCGGCCTGATGTCGATTCCCGAACCGGCGGACGACGCCGAAGCGCAACGCGCGCCGCATCGGGCGCTGCGCGAATTGTTCGAGCGTCTGCGCGCCGAGGGGCTCGAGCTCGACACGCTGTCGATGGGCATGTCCAGCGATCTCGAAGCGGCGGTGCTCGAAGGCGCGACGATCGTGCGCGTCGGCACGGCGATCTTCGGCGCACGGCAGTACGCGCAATGA
- the proC gene encoding pyrroline-5-carboxylate reductase yields MKIAFIGGGNMAAALIGGLIKRGVAPLDLYAIDVSEEARARTAQQFGVKTGAAADAALAGYDAIVLAVKPQVLKSVSETLAPHLSTQLVISIAAGIRAADLSRWLGGYTRIVRTMPNTPALVGMGVTGLAALAEVDAAGRSLASHVLGAVGETVWFDDESKIDAVTAISGSGPAYVFYFIEALQEAARQLGMDEAQGRALAVATFTGAAQLAAQSGEPASVLRERVTSKGGTTAAALASFDAQGVKDAIVRGVLAADARAKEMGDELGKQ; encoded by the coding sequence ATGAAAATTGCATTCATCGGCGGCGGCAACATGGCTGCGGCCTTGATCGGTGGTCTTATCAAGCGCGGCGTTGCGCCGCTCGACCTGTACGCGATCGACGTCAGCGAAGAAGCGCGCGCGCGAACTGCCCAGCAGTTCGGCGTCAAGACCGGCGCCGCGGCGGACGCCGCACTCGCCGGCTACGATGCGATCGTGCTGGCGGTCAAGCCACAAGTGCTGAAAAGCGTGAGCGAAACGCTCGCGCCGCATCTGTCGACACAACTCGTCATCAGCATCGCTGCCGGCATTCGCGCCGCCGACCTGTCGCGCTGGCTCGGCGGCTATACGCGCATCGTGCGGACGATGCCGAACACGCCGGCACTCGTCGGCATGGGCGTGACGGGGCTCGCGGCATTGGCCGAAGTCGACGCAGCGGGCCGCTCGCTCGCCTCGCACGTGCTTGGCGCGGTCGGCGAAACGGTCTGGTTCGACGACGAATCGAAGATCGATGCCGTCACCGCGATCTCCGGCAGCGGGCCGGCCTACGTGTTCTATTTCATCGAAGCGCTGCAAGAAGCGGCGCGGCAGCTCGGCATGGACGAGGCGCAAGGCCGCGCGCTCGCTGTCGCGACGTTCACCGGCGCGGCGCAATTGGCCGCGCAGTCGGGCGAACCGGCTAGCGTGCTGCGCGAGCGCGTGACGTCGAAAGGCGGCACGACGGCCGCGGCACTGGCGTCATTCGACGCGCAGGGCGTCAAGGATGCGATCGTGCGCGGCGTGCTGGCCGCCGACGCGCGTGCGAAAGAAATGGGAGACGAGCTCGGCAAGCAGTGA